Part of the Magnetococcales bacterium genome, CCGGAAGGAAGAAAAGTCCGTGGATGGATGGTTGAGCGGGGCATCACAAATGCCGCAGTAGCCAAGAAGTGCGGCGTCACCCCTGAAACCGTCAGTCAGACCATCCATGGGGCGAGGCACAATTACAGGGTGCTGCGGGAACTCCAGATCATGGGCTGCCCTGATGCGATCCAGGATCTGCCCGATTGGATGAGGATCGAATCGTGAGCAGCCTCCCTGCCTATATGAACGCGCAAGAAGTTGCAGCTCTTGGCTTGCCGGGACTGCCGGGCACAGAAAGAAGAGTGCGGACTTGGTTCCAACGCAACAATATCCAAGGGAAAGAGCGGTCCGGCTGCGGTGGCGGCTACGAATACCCCCTCTCCTCCCTCCCGGAAGCCGCGCAGGTGGCGGTTGTGGAGAAATACGCCGACACCGTGACCCTTGCCGATGCGGAGGGGTTGTCCGATCTGGCCAAGGTTGCGGTGCAGAGGGCCATCGCCAGGCGGGAGCGGCCCAATCTGGAGAGTCTGCCGGAGGCCGTAAAAAGCAGGATCCGGCGTACCTCGCCCGGTCAAAAAGAGATCGAGGAAGGTCTCGTCGCCTACAAAGAAGCCGCGAATTACAACCGGGAAGCCGCCGACAGGCGGTTTGCGGTCATACAGGCCTTCCGGGCCTACCACAAGCAAATCGGCGGGGCTGTCAAGACCGCCATCGCCGCCTTTTGCGAGGCGGTGAACAGCGGTAACGAGTTCCTGCCGGAGGAGGCTCGCGGCGTGCGTTTTTCACCTCGCACCCTGCTGCGCTGGCATGTCGGCATGAAGTCTGGGGTGGGTGGGCTGTTGGGTAAGCTGGGCAACCGAAAGGACCAGTTCGCCATTACCAAGGCCGAATTTGCCCTGGTGGAGGCCATGATCATCCAGTATCCGCACGTCCGGGCTGTGGTGGTCGAACAGGCTGTACAAGCCCGGTTTCCGGGCACGGAGACGAGTTACGACACTATTCGTAACGTAATTAGGCACTGGAAATTAAACAACGCCTCATTTTATTTACGTATAACCGATCCGGACAAGTGGCGCGGTCAGCACATGCCCGCCTTTGGCTCACGCTCGGAGCATTTGGACTCCCTAAATCAGCTCTGGGAGATGGACTCCACCAAGGCGGATATCATCCTCAAGGATGGCAGGCGGTACATCATTGTTGGGGTGATCGATGTCTACTCCAGGCGGCTGAAGTTCCTGGTTTCGCGTTCTTCGTCCAGCGCCGCAGTTACGGCCTTGATCCGCAACGCCATTCTCGATTGGGGCGTGCCCATGGTGATCAAGACTGACAACGGATCGGATTACATTGCCCTCAACACGGTGCGGGTACTGGAGTCTCTTAAAGTCGAGCAATGGCTCTGCAATCCGGGCAATCCGCAGGAAAAGCCGCACATCGAGCGCCATTTCCGCACCCTGAATCACGGGCTCCTGGAGCTTCTGCCGGGCTATATCGGCCACTCGGTGGCCGAGCGCAAGGGCATTGAGGGCCGGGTCAAGCAATGGATGCATACCGGGGCACAGGTCGATCTACCCTATCTGGACGCCGACGGCTTGCAGAGGTTTTTGGACGACTGGACGAAGATCTATTTGCATCGCCCCCATGATGGTCTTGACGGGCGCACGCCCTTTGATGTTGCAGCCAAATGGCCGGATCCGGTGCGCCGCATCGCTGATGAGCGGGCGCTGGACCTGCTGCTCAACCCCCTCAAAGGGGTGCGGGTGGTCTCAAAAAAAGGC contains:
- a CDS encoding XRE family transcriptional regulator; amino-acid sequence: MSRKPEGRKVRGWMVERGITNAAVAKKCGVTPETVSQTIHGARHNYRVLRELQIMGCPDAIQDLPDWMRIES
- a CDS encoding DDE-type integrase/transposase/recombinase — encoded protein: MRTWFQRNNIQGKERSGCGGGYEYPLSSLPEAAQVAVVEKYADTVTLADAEGLSDLAKVAVQRAIARRERPNLESLPEAVKSRIRRTSPGQKEIEEGLVAYKEAANYNREAADRRFAVIQAFRAYHKQIGGAVKTAIAAFCEAVNSGNEFLPEEARGVRFSPRTLLRWHVGMKSGVGGLLGKLGNRKDQFAITKAEFALVEAMIIQYPHVRAVVVEQAVQARFPGTETSYDTIRNVIRHWKLNNASFYLRITDPDKWRGQHMPAFGSRSEHLDSLNQLWEMDSTKADIILKDGRRYIIVGVIDVYSRRLKFLVSRSSSSAAVTALIRNAILDWGVPMVIKTDNGSDYIALNTVRVLESLKVEQWLCNPGNPQEKPHIERHFRTLNHGLLELLPGYIGHSVAERKGIEGRVKQWMHTGAQVDLPYLDADGLQRFLDDWTKIYLHRPHDGLDGRTPFDVAAKWPDPVRRIADERALDLLLNPLKGVRVVSKKGISVDGRTYIAAELGTMVGEEVEVRLDESDAGRIYVYGMDGAFACVAVDPAMQGVSRAEVATAASSLQRQATAVAKKYAKQAVKDAGAEGIHAEILAARAAAAPNVTILQPKGQHTTPALQEAGKAARATDPVKPAPQTEQETEARARLVARMQAQPEQEETREDRYHRAQRLERMLENGWATETADREWLERYQQSAEYRAMCRVEKLRVAMG